The Victivallis sp. Marseille-Q1083 DNA window CAGATTCCGCTGGGCGCTCCGGAGCCACCGGGCGATTGACGACTGCTGCCAGCGGTATAACAAGATTTCAGCGACAAGTGGATCCAAACAAAAGTTGACGTTCCGGGGGCGACCCGGAACGTCAACTTTTGTTTCAGGATGTAAAAACAGCGGAATCGTAATTATTTCAAAATCAAACCATTCAAACCACGCACCTGCGTCCGCCCAAGCGCTCTGGCCAAATGCACCAGTTCGGAATCACTGTAGGTCGGCCGTTGCGGCAACGTCTCATCGATCACCTCGACCGGATTGAATTGCTGCAACGTCCAGTCGGCGACTCCGAGCGCATCCAATTCCCGCCGCATCGCGTTCAAGTCTTCCGGCGACAGCAAGTCCCGGTGGACGGTAGTACGGACATCCAGTTGAATGCCCTGCTCCAAAGCAAAACGGATCACTTGCTTGACTCGTTCGGCACAATCCGGCAGCGCGCTGCCGGTCAAGGCGGCATAACGGCCGGACGGCGCTTTGAAATCAACCCCGAGCGCATCGAGCCCGCCCTCCTGGTGCAACTGCTCGATCACCGCCGGAAGGCTGCCGTTGGTATCGATTTTGATATCGAATCCCAGTTGCTTGCCCTTGACGGCGAAAGCGCCCAAACCCGGCTGCAAAGTCGGTTCCCCGCCGCTGATGACCACTCCGTCGAGCT harbors:
- a CDS encoding anaerobic ribonucleoside-triphosphate reductase activating protein, which encodes MDIRGLYKFTLVDFPAHLGCVLFVGGCNFRCPFCHNPCLVFDPASQPRITETAVFNFLNRRVGKLDGVVISGGEPTLQPGLGAFAVKGKQLGFDIKIDTNGSLPAVIEQLHQEGGLDALGVDFKAPSGRYAALTGSALPDCAERVKQVIRFALEQGIQLDVRTTVHRDLLSPEDLNAMRRELDALGVADWTLQQFNPVEVIDETLPQRPTYSDSELVHLARALGRTQVRGLNGLILK